In Nicotiana tabacum cultivar K326 chromosome 19, ASM71507v2, whole genome shotgun sequence, one DNA window encodes the following:
- the LOC142173300 gene encoding uncharacterized protein LOC142173300 isoform X1, translating to MVAVWEESSNKDSDDEDRDEQAFMAIGESDEESEVSIIYLKDKIKFLSKESLFELLLDFIDESGDINNEKEQLSKECVILKVKCKNLELRVSETVSETRALKNQVHAFESNVLELRSENLKLKLGTSKKTADCTQLTLEENVGKLKDELYKKNEQVRILTKDLGKVKHELDRTCKWNRSSDALSWLQDHHSSNRIGIGFGNLPSKWDPKSKYLTLPENKVCTHCGKTGHYKSECTVKKKASQKNKEFVQRKNRLSVWAKKNLIHHFVYRKGPKLVWVPKTNP from the coding sequence atggttgctgttTGGGAAGAAAGCTCAAATAAGGACTCAGATGATGAAGATAGAGATGAACAAGCATttatggcaattggagaatccGATGAGGAATCTGAAGTAAGTATAATCTATCTGAAAGACAAGATAaagtttttgtctaaagaaagtctatttgagttacttctagatttcattgatgaatctggggatataaacaatgaaaaggaacaatTGTCTAAGGAATGTGTGATTTTAAAAGTAAAGTGTAAGAACCTGGAACTTAGAGTTAGCGAGACTGTAAGTGAAACTAGAGCACTAAAGAACCAAGTTCATGCATTTGAATcaaatgtcctagaacttagatctgaaaacctaaaactgaaattgggaacaagtaagaagacagctgattgcacacaactcactctagaagaaaatgtaggtaaactaaaagatgagttgtataaaaagAATGAGCAAGTAAGAATTTTGACAAAGGATCTAggcaaggtcaagcatgaactagacagaacttgtaaatggaacaggtcctctgaTGCACTGTCATGGCTACAGGATCATCATAGTAGTAATAGAATAGGAATTGGCTTTGGGAATCTGCCATctaaatgggatcccaaaagcaagtatctcacacttcctgagaacaaagtttgcacacactgtggtaagactggtcactataaaagtgaatgcactgtAAAAaaaaaggctagtcaaaagaataaagagTTTGTTCAAAGGAAAAATAGGCTGTCAgtttgggctaaaaagaatttgattcatcattttgtctatagaaagggacccaaactagtttgggttcctaagactaacccctaa